Proteins from one Bacteroides zhangwenhongii genomic window:
- a CDS encoding DUF5703 domain-containing protein: MNYLRRIFVLLFVFVSVSALWSRHANVIWNTPSRNSSESMPCGGGDIGMNIWVEEGDILFYLSRSGTFDENNCQLKQGRFRIRLFPNPFKDAKDFRQELKLKDGYVEVSAGGTQIQLWADVYHPVVHVEITNAQPLRTEVSYENWRYKERMIRKGEGQQCSYKWAPPKGAVTTADFVSLSSKRKLPGMTKKGNLLLFYHRNPEQTVFDIAVAQQGMENVKSQMMNPLKHLTFGGYLFGDNLEYTGTTDSIYADTDYRAWNFRSSKASRKEQFCIVLHTEQTATVEQWKQDLQINLQRIAPQGKISSKIVSQDKKQTRLWWNAFWQRSFIEPIENTENKNDSDIKKITRNYTLFRYMLGCNAYGSVPTKFNGGLFTFDPCHIDEKQAFTPDYRKWGGGTMTAQNQRLVYWPMLKSGDFDMMSSQFDFYNRMLKNAELRTQVYWQHNGACFCEQIENYGLPNPAEYGFKRPEWFDKGLEYNAWLEYEWDTILEFCQMILETKNYANADITPYLPLIESSLTFFDEHYRQLASRRGRKALDGNGHLVLFPGSACETYKMTNNASSTIAALKTVLENYGKKDEMLKTIPPIPLRYIEIKDSLNPAASPELKQTISPAASWERINNVETPQLYPVFPWRIYGVGKENLELARNTYFYDPEAIRFRSHVGWKQDNIWAACLGLTEEAKRLALSKLSNGPHRFPAFWGPGYDWAPDHNWGGSGMIGLQEMLLQTNGEQILLFPAWPKEWDIHFKLHAPGETTVEATLKDGKVTDLKVLPESRKKDIIIMI, from the coding sequence ATGAATTATTTACGTCGCATTTTTGTTCTCTTATTCGTATTTGTTAGCGTGTCAGCTCTTTGGAGTCGGCATGCTAATGTCATTTGGAACACTCCCAGTCGGAATTCCTCCGAATCCATGCCCTGCGGTGGTGGTGATATCGGCATGAATATATGGGTAGAGGAAGGTGATATACTATTCTATCTGAGTCGTAGCGGTACATTCGACGAAAATAACTGCCAACTGAAACAAGGACGTTTTAGGATTCGTCTGTTTCCTAATCCATTCAAAGATGCAAAAGATTTCCGACAGGAACTGAAATTGAAAGACGGGTATGTAGAAGTATCGGCAGGAGGCACACAGATACAGTTGTGGGCAGATGTTTATCATCCGGTAGTCCATGTGGAAATCACCAACGCACAACCTTTGCGGACAGAAGTCTCTTATGAGAACTGGCGGTATAAGGAACGAATGATCAGAAAAGGAGAGGGGCAACAATGCTCTTACAAATGGGCACCCCCGAAAGGAGCTGTTACCACTGCCGACTTTGTTTCTTTATCTTCCAAAAGGAAACTACCAGGAATGACAAAAAAAGGAAACTTGCTTTTATTCTATCACCGTAATCCCGAACAAACAGTTTTTGACATTGCCGTAGCGCAACAAGGAATGGAAAATGTCAAATCTCAAATGATGAATCCTTTAAAGCATCTGACTTTCGGTGGCTATCTTTTCGGGGATAATCTGGAATATACAGGTACAACAGATAGTATCTATGCCGATACAGACTACCGTGCCTGGAACTTTCGCTCCTCAAAAGCTTCCCGGAAGGAGCAGTTCTGTATCGTCCTGCACACAGAACAGACGGCAACAGTAGAACAATGGAAACAAGACTTGCAAATCAATCTGCAAAGAATAGCCCCACAAGGAAAGATTTCGTCAAAAATTGTATCACAGGATAAAAAACAAACTCGCCTGTGGTGGAATGCCTTTTGGCAACGCAGCTTTATCGAACCTATTGAAAATACAGAAAACAAAAATGATAGCGATATAAAAAAAATTACCCGAAACTACACTCTTTTCCGCTATATGCTAGGTTGCAATGCTTACGGTAGTGTCCCGACCAAATTCAATGGTGGATTATTTACCTTTGATCCCTGTCATATAGACGAAAAACAGGCGTTCACTCCTGATTACCGTAAATGGGGAGGAGGTACAATGACCGCACAGAATCAGCGGCTTGTATACTGGCCGATGTTGAAAAGCGGAGACTTCGATATGATGTCTTCCCAATTCGATTTCTACAACCGAATGCTGAAAAATGCAGAACTCCGTACCCAAGTATATTGGCAACACAATGGAGCATGTTTCTGTGAGCAAATAGAAAACTATGGTTTGCCTAATCCTGCGGAGTACGGCTTCAAACGTCCGGAATGGTTTGACAAAGGACTGGAATATAATGCATGGCTGGAGTATGAGTGGGATACTATACTGGAATTCTGTCAAATGATATTGGAAACCAAGAATTATGCAAATGCAGACATTACTCCATATCTGCCTTTAATTGAAAGCTCGCTGACATTCTTTGACGAACATTATCGCCAACTTGCTTCCCGTCGAGGACGGAAAGCGCTGGATGGTAACGGACATCTTGTCCTGTTTCCAGGCTCTGCCTGTGAAACCTATAAGATGACTAACAATGCCAGCAGTACAATTGCCGCTTTGAAGACTGTATTGGAAAATTATGGAAAGAAAGATGAAATGCTGAAAACGATTCCTCCGATTCCATTGCGGTACATAGAAATCAAGGATTCCTTGAATCCCGCAGCTTCACCCGAACTGAAGCAAACGATTTCTCCTGCTGCAAGCTGGGAACGGATCAATAATGTAGAAACTCCGCAACTGTATCCTGTATTTCCCTGGCGCATCTACGGAGTAGGAAAAGAAAATCTTGAATTAGCCCGTAATACTTATTTCTATGATCCGGAAGCAATCAGATTCCGTTCTCATGTCGGGTGGAAACAAGATAACATTTGGGCAGCTTGTCTGGGATTGACCGAAGAAGCCAAAAGGTTGGCCCTATCCAAACTGTCAAACGGTCCACATCGTTTTCCTGCTTTTTGGGGACCGGGATATGACTGGGCACCCGATCACAACTGGGGAGGTAGCGGTATGATAGGACTTCAAGAAATGCTATTGCAGACTAATGGTGAGCAAATACTCCTTTTCCCCGCATGGCCTAAAGAATGGGATATACATTTCAAGCTTCATGCACCGGGTGAAACGACAGTAGAAGCAACCTTGAAAGACGGAAAAGTTACAGACTTGAAAGTTCTTCCCGAAAGTCGGAAAAAGGACATAATAATAATGATTTAA
- a CDS encoding glycoside hydrolase family 2 protein: MNKRLFLILSAFLLLFSLIEKGWTIETYRPETSVAGFIQLPGSGRQVYNFNPGWRFFKGDIHEAESVDFDDRSWTIVSTPHTVELMPAEASGCRNYQGPAWYRKHFVLPAETKGKQVLLHFEAAMGKQVLYLNGKRIQEHIGGYLPFTLDLTANGVQAGDSCLLAVFVDNSNDKSFPPGKPQYTLDFAYHGGIYRDVWMIAKSPVSITDAIESQTIAGGGVFVHFDKISEKSAQVYVNTELQNKNQRSETVTVETALTDTDGKVIRRASGKLSLKPGEKKTIRQQIEIKNPKLWSPDSPYLYRVQSRVKKGNQSIDGGITRIGIRQAEFRGKDGFWLNGKPFGQLVGANRHQDFAYVGNALPNSQQWRDAKRLRDAGCTIIRVAHYPQDPSFMDACDELGMFVIVATPGWQYWNKDVKFGELVHQNTREMIRRDRNHPSVLMWEPILNETRYPLDFALKALEITKEEFPYPGRPVAAADVHSAGVKEHYDVVYGWPGDDEKTDRPEQCIFTREFGENVDDWYAHNNNNRASRSWGERPLFVQALSLAKSYDEMYRTTGQFIGGAQWHPFDHQRGYHPDPYWGGIYDAFRQKKYAYEMFRSQSPANLHHPLTECGPMVFIAHEMSQFSDKDVVIFSNCDSVRLSIYDGTKSWTKPVIHAKGHMPNAPVIFEDVWDFWEARGYSYTQKNWQKVNMVAEGIIDGKVVCTQKKMPSRRSTKLRLYADTQKVNLIADGSDFIVVVAEVTDDSGNVRRLAKENIVFTVEGEGQIIGDATIGANPRTVEFGSAPLLVRSTRKAGKIKVKAHAQFEGTQAPTAAELEFESIPAEFPFCYKEQTITSPTMKTGLSERKSEGKVQLTEEERQRVLDEVERQQTEFGTEK; the protein is encoded by the coding sequence ATGAATAAAAGACTGTTTTTAATTTTATCAGCTTTTCTATTGTTATTCTCACTGATAGAGAAAGGGTGGACAATAGAAACTTACCGCCCCGAAACATCAGTTGCCGGATTCATTCAGCTTCCCGGTAGCGGACGACAAGTGTATAACTTCAATCCGGGATGGAGATTTTTCAAGGGGGACATTCATGAAGCCGAATCCGTTGATTTCGACGACCGTTCCTGGACAATTGTTTCCACCCCTCATACAGTAGAGTTAATGCCTGCCGAAGCTAGCGGCTGCCGTAACTATCAAGGCCCTGCCTGGTATCGCAAGCATTTCGTACTTCCTGCGGAAACCAAAGGGAAACAGGTCCTGCTCCACTTTGAGGCAGCGATGGGAAAGCAAGTCCTTTACTTAAACGGAAAGCGTATTCAAGAACATATTGGTGGTTATCTTCCTTTTACTTTGGATTTGACAGCCAATGGTGTACAGGCAGGAGATTCTTGTCTGCTTGCCGTTTTTGTAGATAATAGCAATGATAAATCCTTTCCTCCCGGCAAGCCCCAATATACGTTGGATTTTGCCTATCATGGCGGTATCTACCGTGATGTATGGATGATAGCTAAATCACCGGTATCCATTACTGACGCAATAGAGTCCCAGACTATTGCAGGTGGTGGAGTTTTTGTTCATTTCGACAAGATCAGTGAAAAGAGCGCACAAGTTTATGTAAATACGGAACTACAAAATAAGAATCAGCGTTCCGAAACCGTTACTGTGGAAACGGCCCTGACAGATACTGATGGAAAGGTTATCAGACGAGCTTCCGGCAAGCTTTCCCTGAAACCCGGAGAAAAGAAAACGATCCGGCAGCAGATAGAGATAAAGAACCCAAAACTGTGGTCACCCGATTCACCTTATTTATATAGAGTGCAATCACGGGTTAAAAAAGGCAATCAGTCCATTGACGGAGGCATCACACGTATCGGAATCCGCCAAGCGGAATTTCGTGGCAAAGATGGTTTCTGGCTGAACGGAAAACCCTTCGGTCAATTAGTAGGAGCTAACCGCCATCAGGACTTTGCATACGTAGGCAATGCCCTGCCTAATTCTCAGCAATGGCGGGATGCAAAACGCCTGCGGGATGCCGGTTGCACAATTATCCGGGTAGCGCACTATCCACAAGATCCTTCTTTTATGGATGCTTGCGATGAACTCGGTATGTTTGTTATCGTAGCTACTCCGGGATGGCAATATTGGAACAAGGATGTGAAATTCGGAGAATTGGTTCATCAAAACACCCGCGAAATGATTCGTCGTGACCGTAATCACCCATCTGTTTTGATGTGGGAACCTATTCTGAATGAAACCCGCTATCCGCTCGACTTTGCCTTGAAAGCACTCGAAATAACCAAAGAAGAATTTCCTTATCCGGGACGTCCCGTAGCTGCTGCCGATGTGCATTCCGCCGGTGTGAAAGAACATTATGACGTTGTTTACGGTTGGCCGGGAGATGACGAAAAGACTGATAGGCCGGAGCAATGTATTTTCACCCGTGAATTCGGAGAGAATGTAGACGATTGGTACGCTCACAACAACAATAACCGTGCGAGCCGCAGTTGGGGGGAACGTCCGCTGTTCGTACAGGCGCTGTCTTTGGCTAAAAGTTATGATGAGATGTACCGTACTACCGGTCAGTTTATCGGTGGAGCACAATGGCATCCGTTCGATCATCAGCGCGGTTATCATCCCGATCCTTATTGGGGAGGTATATATGATGCTTTCCGACAAAAGAAATATGCCTACGAAATGTTCCGTAGTCAATCACCCGCCAATCTTCACCATCCGCTGACAGAATGTGGACCAATGGTATTCATTGCTCATGAAATGTCACAGTTCTCCGATAAAGATGTAGTGATATTCAGTAACTGCGACTCGGTGCGTCTTTCTATCTATGATGGGACGAAATCATGGACTAAGCCTGTAATTCATGCCAAAGGGCATATGCCGAATGCACCTGTTATATTCGAAGATGTATGGGATTTCTGGGAAGCACGCGGATATAGCTATACACAGAAGAACTGGCAGAAAGTAAATATGGTTGCCGAAGGTATCATTGACGGAAAAGTGGTGTGTACACAAAAGAAAATGCCTTCCCGTCGGTCTACCAAACTTCGTTTATATGCAGATACTCAAAAAGTAAATTTGATAGCGGACGGTTCGGATTTCATTGTGGTAGTTGCCGAAGTGACAGATGATAGCGGTAATGTGCGTCGTCTGGCAAAAGAAAATATTGTGTTCACTGTAGAAGGAGAAGGACAAATTATTGGTGACGCTACCATTGGCGCCAATCCTCGTACTGTAGAATTCGGTTCGGCTCCTCTGTTGGTCCGGTCTACTCGGAAAGCCGGAAAGATTAAAGTGAAAGCTCATGCACAATTTGAAGGAACACAGGCTCCTACGGCTGCCGAATTGGAGTTTGAAAGTATCCCGGCCGAATTTCCTTTCTGCTACAAAGAACAAACAATCACTTCACCTACGATGAAAACCGGTTTGTCGGAAAGGAAATCGGAAGGAAAGGTACAGCTCACCGAAGAAGAACGCCAACGAGTATTGGACGAAGTAGAACGCCAACAGACTGAATTCGGAACTGAAAAATAG